The following proteins come from a genomic window of Maylandia zebra isolate NMK-2024a linkage group LG22, Mzebra_GT3a, whole genome shotgun sequence:
- the usf2 gene encoding upstream stimulatory factor 2 isoform X1 has protein sequence MDMLEQSLDSSASHDKQETEEVVQLQEGEAVGTDEQTAVTITGVPQTAFADHNVQYQFRTDNSGGQVTYRVVQVTDDQLEAAADGTGAVSVVSTAAFAGAPQAVAQAVIQNPFSNGGSPGGETVGGETRFAYFPAATVSDGTATAVSVQATADPTITQAGGQFYVMMSPPEVLQTATQRTIAPRTHTYTADLGESEMLQHGSSDWKVDGPRAPRDERRRAQHNEVERRRRDKINNWIVTLSKIIPDCSIDSRTGASKGGILSKACDYIRELRQNNQRLQDSYKEVERVEMDNELLRQQIEELKNDNALLRAQLQQHGIEVNGDATPQ, from the exons ATGGATATGCTGGAGCAAAGTCTGGACAGCTCGGCGAG tcacgacaaacaggaaacagaggagGTGGTGCAGCTACAGGAAG gggAAGCTGTGGGGACGGACGAGCAGACTGCAGTGACCATCACCGGTGTCCCTCAGACTGCATTTGCTGACCACAATGTGCAGTACCAATTTCGTACAGACAACAGCGGCGGACAG GTGACCTATCGCGTGGTTCAGGTGACAGATGACCAACTAGAAGCGGCAGCTGATGGGACGGGAGCCGTCAGCGTCGTCTCCACTGCAGCATTTGCTGGAGCCCCTCAGGCAGTAGCGCAG GCCGTCATCCAGAATCCTTTCAGCAACGGGGGAAGTCCTGGCGGGGAGACGGTGGGAGGAGAGACACGTTTCGCTTATTTCCCTGCAGCCACAGTCAGCGATGGAACAGCCACGGCCGTGTCGGTGCAGGCCACCGCCGACCCAACAATTACACAAGCGGGAG GTCAGTTCTACGTGATGATGAGCCCACCTGAGGTGCTGCAGACGGCGACCCAACGTACCATAGcgccacgcacacacacctacactgC AGACCTTGGTGAAAGCGAGATGTTGCAGCATGGCAGTTCAGACTG GAAAGTAGATGGTCCACGGGCGCCCAGGGATGAGAGGCGAAGAGCACAGCACAATGAAG tggagagaagaagaagagacaaGATTAATAACTGGATTGTCACGCTGTCAAAAATCATTCCTGACTGCAGCATCGACAGCAGAACCGGAGCG AGTAAAGGAGGCATCCTGTCCAAAGCGTGCGACTACATCCGCGAGTTGCGTCAGAATAACCAGCGGCTGCAGGACAgttacaaagaggtggagcgAGTCGAGATGGACAACGAGCTGCTTAGACAACAG ATTGAGGAATTAAAGAATGACAACGCACTGCTTCGagcacagctgcagcagcacgGTATAGAAGTCAACGGAGATGCAACACCTCAGTGA
- the usf2 gene encoding upstream stimulatory factor 2 isoform X2: protein MDMLEQSLDSSASHDKQETEEVVQLQEGEAVGTDEQTAVTITGVPQTAFADHNVQYQFRTDNSGGQVTYRVVQVTDDQLEAAADGTGAVSVVSTAAFAGAPQAVAQAVIQNPFSNGGSPGGETVGGETRFAYFPAATVSDGTATAVSVQATADPTITQAGGQFYVMMSPPEVLQTATQRTIAPRTHTYTAKVDGPRAPRDERRRAQHNEVERRRRDKINNWIVTLSKIIPDCSIDSRTGASKGGILSKACDYIRELRQNNQRLQDSYKEVERVEMDNELLRQQIEELKNDNALLRAQLQQHGIEVNGDATPQ from the exons ATGGATATGCTGGAGCAAAGTCTGGACAGCTCGGCGAG tcacgacaaacaggaaacagaggagGTGGTGCAGCTACAGGAAG gggAAGCTGTGGGGACGGACGAGCAGACTGCAGTGACCATCACCGGTGTCCCTCAGACTGCATTTGCTGACCACAATGTGCAGTACCAATTTCGTACAGACAACAGCGGCGGACAG GTGACCTATCGCGTGGTTCAGGTGACAGATGACCAACTAGAAGCGGCAGCTGATGGGACGGGAGCCGTCAGCGTCGTCTCCACTGCAGCATTTGCTGGAGCCCCTCAGGCAGTAGCGCAG GCCGTCATCCAGAATCCTTTCAGCAACGGGGGAAGTCCTGGCGGGGAGACGGTGGGAGGAGAGACACGTTTCGCTTATTTCCCTGCAGCCACAGTCAGCGATGGAACAGCCACGGCCGTGTCGGTGCAGGCCACCGCCGACCCAACAATTACACAAGCGGGAG GTCAGTTCTACGTGATGATGAGCCCACCTGAGGTGCTGCAGACGGCGACCCAACGTACCATAGcgccacgcacacacacctacactgC GAAAGTAGATGGTCCACGGGCGCCCAGGGATGAGAGGCGAAGAGCACAGCACAATGAAG tggagagaagaagaagagacaaGATTAATAACTGGATTGTCACGCTGTCAAAAATCATTCCTGACTGCAGCATCGACAGCAGAACCGGAGCG AGTAAAGGAGGCATCCTGTCCAAAGCGTGCGACTACATCCGCGAGTTGCGTCAGAATAACCAGCGGCTGCAGGACAgttacaaagaggtggagcgAGTCGAGATGGACAACGAGCTGCTTAGACAACAG ATTGAGGAATTAAAGAATGACAACGCACTGCTTCGagcacagctgcagcagcacgGTATAGAAGTCAACGGAGATGCAACACCTCAGTGA
- the tekt2 gene encoding tektin-2, whose product MMPSLNAKPGLHRSVSEWTSNNQQLSATAQHERHISNVIRQEGRTLRNETNFKTRWDETDTCRRLSDRVWDVARWKEVLETCAQKVDEEMETLTLSKEHTEQALAATAVPLEVTTECLTLREGRQGHELVTDPVDEQLKKEVELIERVQQVLQQHTSRAFEQLCILQEVRHQLTADLQNKMDALDIDMSCLSLTIKSPHISLKTNPTRIPSGSSTPQEWVQFSQHNVARAHEAMQVSQQIREDMNLTRAQLQNELETQRRATEFALRKRNHLEEQARHELEWQIKTTEEEMAEMEIDIHGLDADLQAKTANLKLAHTRLETRTNRPNVDLCRDEVQHGLVNEVQQLEATIAALKQKLSEAQHSLQKMKLHHSRMLQDLSRKQEALSLEQRSLNTRARLTATSSTDNKNSALVVPLANSSGRSNLQLLAQ is encoded by the exons ATGATGCCTTCACTAAATGCAAAGCCTGGCCTGCACCGCAGTGTGTCAGAGTGGACCAGCAACAATCAGCAGCTGTCTGCCACAGCTCAACACGAACGACACATTTCGAATGTCATCAGACAGGAAGGGAGGACACTACGCAACGAGACTAACTTTAAG ACACGCTGGGATGAGACTGATACGTGTCGTAGGCTGAGTGACCGTGTTTGGGATGTTGCTCGGTGGAAGGAAGTGTTGGAAACTTGTGCTCAGAAAGTAGATGAAGAGATGGAGACTCTGACACTG TCCAAAGAGCACACCGAGCAAGCTTTGGCTGCCACTGCTGTTCCTCTGGAGGTCACCACTGAATGCCTGACACTGAGGGAGGGACGGCAAGGGCACGAGCTGGTAACGGACCCCGTGGACGAACAGCTGAAGAAAGAGGTGGAGCTGATTGAAAGAGTGCAGCAAGTTCTGCAGCAGCACACTAGCAGGGCCTTTGAGCAGCTATG CATTCTGCAGGAGGTGCGGCACCAGCTGACTGCTGATCTCCAGAACAAGATGGATGCTCTGGATATTGACATGTCCTGTCTGTCACTTACGATAAAATCGCCCCACATCTCCCTAAAGACCAACCCGACTCGCATACCATCAGG CTCCTCCACCCCCCAGGAGTGGGTCCAGTTCAGCCAGCATAATGTGGCTCGTGCCCATGAGGCGATGCAGGTTTCCCAGCAAATAAGGGAGGATATGAACCTCACCCGAGCACAG CTGCAGAATGAGTTGGAGACTCAACGCAGAGCCACAGAGTTTGCTCTCCGCAAACGTAATCACCTTGAAGAGCAGGCCCGACATGAGCTGGAGTGGCAAATAAAAACT ACTGAGGAGGAAATGGCAGAAATGGAAATTGACATCCACGGGCTGGATGCAGATCTGCAGGCGAAGACAGCCAACCTGAAGCTTGCTCACACCAGACTGGAGACCAGGACCAACAGGCCTAACGTGGACCTGTGCAGAGATGAG GTGCAGCACGGCCTCGTTAATGAAGTCCAGCAACTGGAGGCCACGATCGCAGCTCTGAAGCAGAAGCTCTCTGAAGCTCA GCACTCTCTGCAGAAAATGAAGCTGCATCACTCCCGCATGCTGCAGGATCTTTCCAGAAAACAGGAAGCTCTGTCTCTGGAACAACGAAGCCTGAACACCCGCGCTCGCCTCACAGCAACCTCCAGCACCGACAATAAAAACTCGGCGCTCGTGGTCCCGCTGGCAAACTCCAGTGGGAGGAGCAACCTGCAGCTGCTGGCTCAGTGA
- the LOC101474928 gene encoding free fatty acid receptor 3, protein MQLAVKDCIALIIYILTFLLGLPANLLVFFVYMRKARKHGATPNVVYALNLCLANLGLLVWLPVKTLETLLQDWRLPAPVCLVYNFFLFSSLYGSCLFITAVTAGRYFSIAFPIVYKRWRCARNSCIISAVLWLLVVLHLSPGVMVEEGGFFVSTGNNSSVCYEVFSASQLAVLLPLRLEMAITLFLLPLIVSTFCTMRCVTLVWRSKLSPMGKRRVLAVALSTLAVFVVCYAPYNASHVVGFVMGENVKWRTYAMLTSTCNVFLDPVVMLMLSPVMSRGILGRICGRQSQFSHRGGSRYRCKAVSEASKVRPPTVPSEGSKPGA, encoded by the coding sequence ATGCAGCTGGCTGTCAAGGACTGCATTGCTCTCATCATCTACATCTTGACCTTTCTGCTCGGCCTTCCTGCCAACCTGCTCGTCTTCTTTGTGTACATGCGCAAGGCTCGTAAACATGGTGCCACACCCAACGTGGTCTACGCCCTCAACTTGTGTCTGGCCAACTTGGGGCTGTTAGTCTGGCTGCCTGTCAAGACTCTGGAGACTTTGCTTCAGGACTGGAGGCTGCCTGCTCCCGTGTGTCTTGTCTacaacttcttcctcttctcgtCCCTGTATGGCAGCTGTCTGttcatcactgctgtaacaGCGGGTCGTTACTTCAGCATAGCATTCCCGATTGTCTACAAGAGATGGCGCTGTGCTCGTAACTCCTGCATCATCAGCGCTGTCTTGTGGCTGTTGGTGGTGCTACACCTCAGCCCTGGCGTGATGGTCGAAGaaggggggttttttgtttccaCAGGTAATAACTCCTCAGTTTGCTATGAAGTTTTTAGTGCGTCCCAGCTGGCCGTGCTGCTGCCACTCCGCCTGGAGATGGCCATCACCCTGTTTCTTTTGCCTCTGATTGTGTCAACTTTTTGCACGATGCGCTGCGTCACGCTGGTGTGGCGCTCGAAATTGTCCCCCATGGGAAAAAGAAGAGTGCTGGCTGTTGCGCTGTCCACGCTCGCTGTGTTTGTGGTTTGCTACGCACCCTACAACGCCTCACACGTCGTGGGGTTTGTGATGGGGGAGAACGTGAAGTGGAGGACGTACGCTATGCTGACGAGCACCTGTAACGTATTCCTGGACCCTGTGGTCATGCTGATGCTATCTCCAGTCATGTCAAGAGGCATCTTGGGAAGAATCTGTGGACGGCAAAGCCAGTTCAGCCACAGGGGGGGTTCTCGGTACCGGTGTAAAGCCGTCAGTGAAGCTTCAAAAGTTAGACCACCAACTGTCCCATCTGAGGGGAGCAAACCTGGGGCTTAG